The nucleotide sequence AATCCATTTCCAATTCTTAAGTTTTGTGTTTGGAATTAAAAACCCAAAGCAAATTCCATCAAATTTGATGGACTTTGCAAATGAATTCTATAACTTAAAACACAATCTATTTTAAGACCAAGATACCCCatcttttttcatattttcaatcaTGTAACACCATATGcaccatatatatacacacagtttataatatataaagtaTGCACTTTTACGGAcactatatatatctatatttctATATATGCTTGTGCATTCATGTTTACGCACagatagatttatatataaactgtttgtgtgtatatatttatttgttaatttgttcTGGATATTCGactatgtttatatatatacatttttttaactttaagaaAGGTTATTATGCCAAAAGTATTTTAGGCAATAACAACAGATGAaacttaaattctaaattcattTCAAACACAAGTTTgtgaaatttaattgaatttcatattttaagttgTATTATGCCAAACATaagaattcatttataaatgaattccAAATCTTAAGTTCATTCATTTCAAACGGACAGTAGGGCTCTACATTATCTCTTGAATCCTCCAACAACTCAACCAACACCAACATAATATTTTCTTCAATGTGGacttatgaataaaattattcaaataaactTGAACATGAAAATCTCCTGTATAGGTGCTTTTTTATATCTCTAGGATGTTTGAAACCATCCCCTAGACGTGGTGTTTAGAGTTAGTAAAACCCAAATAAGTTATGATTCAAGTTTGGCACGAAATCCTAATCAAAATTGGCTTAAAATTAGGAACTCCCACCCTCTGTTGAACCTGTTCAAACTAGTGATAGATGCCCATGGTACACCCTTCCATGGATCTGCCCTGATCTAACACCGAAAGGGTGATAAAAAAAACCTATTCAAATTGCTATCACATGCATATCTGACACATGCTTTTCGCTACAAAAACATTggaatcctaaaataattcataaaatacaAAGTATATTAAAGTCCTCTTTCCAATGCTGCAAGAATAAGCTTGATCAAGTAgtataaaatactattaaagCTATAGCATGTCAATGTTTTCGATGACAAATACAGCACAAAGAACTGCCACAAGAAGTGGAACATATGCTGGAAAAGGCTGCTAATACTTTGTAGCAATTTGCAATCCAAATAAGATCAGTTCAGGATCACAGAATATTCATTCTATCAAATAGGAAGTAAGTTTGTATTTGGATGCTTTTGCATTGTCAGAAGAGTGAGCCAGCCTCTGAACACTTCAAATTCTACTAAAACAGTAAGAATTCAAGTATGAGATTTACTATAATTCACAAAATAGTAAATTCAAGCATGAGAGGCATCATAAATAAGTTTTGAGCATACGGAAACTCTTCAATGATCTAAACACAGTAAACTCTAGAATTGGACACCATATTCCTTTCCAATTGTTGGATCAACAAAGTTAATTTACCACAAAAAATGTAAGGAGAGGGAAAAAAACACATAATTGGAAAGAGTTTACTCACATGCTGTCTTTCTCAAGACTATTTGCTACTTGGTTTAGAAAATCCAAAGTAAACATATGCAAGCACACCTGAAAAGCATAAATCACCAGGAACTCAGAAAGATACATGGTGCCAGAAGGTAACAATACACAACTAAACCATTACTTCATTCTGACTATAGAATCATGTAGAAAGAAAGGTGCAGGTATGTAAATATTGATAAGAATATAACACATGCTACATAAAAATATTGATAAGAATCCTAGAAGGGAAAAGCATGCAAAATTTTGCTATCTTCTTTATGTGCATCATGAGAGGACATCACAAGGTGTTTGCTCCCGTTAATTGGAGGAGGTGGGACAGTGACAGATAAGTATGAGACAGACCTAAATACAGCACTATGAAAACTAAGTCAATGCTCTCATAAATTAAGCCTCTGGATTCATGCTTTACTGACGGTCCAAAATTTCACCATCGCACCAATCAATACCATTTTCTTCATATGCATGCTGTGTTCCTTACTTATTCCCTTCTTATTAGTTTTTGTCATCCCTTTCCCAAAAAATTCAATCTCTATATAATCTGAAGGCTGAAGCCAATTCATTCCCTACTGTACTAAACAAAACACACAAGCCCTGAGAATTTTTTTAAAGGATTAATGTACTGATGAATGACAAATTATGAAATTCAGATGATAATTTTGTACttaacaacaatcacaagcctaaTCTCAATAGGATGTCTTAGCATATTTGTACTTAATGattgtattttcattttaaacATCATAGATGTTGAAACTTAACACAACGGAAAACaaacatcatcatcaactgcaccttatcctaaccaagttagagtCAGCACCACAAAGGAAAAACaaacaatacaaaattaaaaatataaagttttaACAACTGGAAAGGATGATTTTCTATGAATTGAAGAATTATTGTGATCAATTCATTTATTATGTCTGAGCATTGACTCTCTAGCAAGATAACAAACAGAATATCATGGGTAGGACTTAAGAAAAGTAACTGATAACAGTGAGCATAGCTGTATTTCCATCCTTAGTACAAGAGGTCATTTCCCTATACCAATTTCTAAGTTATACATCATATGGcacaaaaagtaaaataatactCAATATCATCAACAGAATAACTAATGGCATTAATCATCAACCTTACTCCTTATAGTGTTCGTAATTCTTTGCCTTACAAATGTCATTACTTTTCCAACATCTTGCTCAAACCTTCAATATTTTTAGTAGCTTCcttttttcaaatatatctACCACCTAGAAATGTATCTACTTGTACACACCATGTGTCCATGTCCCTTGAAGTACTTTGGTTTCATGGGAAGAAAGAAGACTTGTAAAGTTACAGAATCACCATCTCTACCCATGCAACTAAGAACACCAATTTTCGGGTCAATGTTGGCCAGAGATTAATGGTATGCTCTTTCTATTGCAAACAAAGTTTGAAAGAATTAACAATTCTAGAAGTTCGTTTTGAAGGAAAATTGCAAGGAagttaattattgaattataagGACAATTGTAGAACATATAagactcaacaaataaaaaacatagaaaacaagtaaaagtaataattttataaatgcatCACTTAAAAATCATGATTCAGCAGAACTGATATGATTTAAAACATTAGACTTCATTATCACATATTTTTGCAATTGAAGTCCCAAATATTTCCGTTAATCCAAAATTTCAAGTGCCACAACCTCATGTTAAGTACAAACAAAATTAGAGTGAGCAAGGTGACGGGCTGTACATATTCCAACAAAAGCAAGGCTCAAGGTACTCAACAACAGACAGGTCTGTGCAACTGAGGCCATCCATTTTCAGTTCAAAGGCAAACAGAATTCCATTAGTAtgatacacatttttttttcttttctttgacaacAACAAATGGAAGGACTAATTTACagcacataattttttttaaaaaaaggacatttaaaataaagtaaattcaCCATTGCACTATCATTTAACACAATCATTCAACAAAACCAAAAAGTTTTAAGACATCAAACTGTCTCCATAATCTCATATTAGCAGCTGGATCTCGAAACTTCTGTTAGTCTAACTTTAGAAGAAACAGAACCACATATTGAGAATGCACAAAATTAGAGTGAAACAGGTGACAAAGAACTAACGTTACTCCAACAATAGCGAAGACGACCCGTTTGCTGATTTATTGTACTAGCAAGCGATGGATCCAATTCACTGTATTCAACAACAGAAAGAGGGCCACCTTTTCCCTGCCGTACAAAAACCCCAACCTTCTCCTGTGGATATGCCTGTATTCAATAAATGAAGAGGTTTGACATGTCAACAGTTTCTAGCTTTCTGATAAAACTGGAAAATACAAACTTTCTGATAGAAGACATAATGATCAATAATCAGAACCAACAGAGTACTGGATATTGACATTATTCAAGTAAAATAATCCAGATTGGTACTGGAGCCAAAGATGTAACATTAACATCTAGTTTTCAGTTCTAAGACTTTAACAGAACAACCTTAGAAATTTCCATATTCAACCTTTAACTGATATTTTGTACACCTGCATTTTGGTAAAGGTTCTACTGCAATCTCTTATGTGAATTCAAAGGATTCAGTGTTCAATATTTCTTCATAAAGTCTTCATTGactattaatttttgttttctgctGCAAGTAATTCAGTGGCTGCAAAAAGTGTCTTTAGAATTGGTGATTGAGTACTGGATCAAATCAGTGACTGCCCATGTTAAGAGAGTTCAGAAGACTCTTTTTGTAGAGCAATCGTCACTATATGAAACAATTGCAGTGTCTTCAATTGTATCAATCCTGTTATATAACAGAAGACATAGAAAGCTTTGCCGGGTCAAATTCTAAGAATTCTCTTGCATTTTAATAATACATAGTTCATGCAAGGGATCCCCTCTCATTCAtctatttgttattattatttatacatttataagTATATAACGTGCTAGATAAAGTTGCTAAACTTATATTTCTCTTCTGGTAGGACATTAAGATTAATCAGGAAGATGATTCCACCAGTTCTAGGTAGGATCCTGATTTTGACAACCATGCTTTGGATGGAAATTTCCCTTATCCTTTTGAAATTGTGACAAATAAACAGATGGTGCCATAGCAGACAACTTGAGATTTTTGGGATGTGTTTACACTCTCAAGGATTTAGAGtttttcttttacctttttcCAAGTGGAGGCTCTTTTACGTTGTTGCATGTTTTGGTCAGGGTGGTAAAGAGTGAGGATGAGTTGAGGTCGTGTATATCAAAATAAGTCCTTAGTGATGCTTTACAGGGTTGTAGGTGCTGCTCCCTAAGTGGGCGGGGACAGATATTCTCATTGGGATACACATTGTGAACTGGAGTTGTGTATCTGAAAGGAAGAACTAGCGCCAGTGACCATCTCCCAACCCATTGCAGGATGCCTAGAGAGACATATGGGCTTGGGTTTTGGTTTTTTGGGGGGGTTAAACTGCTGGTCCCAGCGAAGGTGGTTGAGTTGATACCGTTTTCCAAGGTTGTTACAGTTGGAGAAAGTAGGAATCAAGCATGGGCAGGTTCCGTTGTGTTTATGTAGTAAGACCGTGACTAAGTTTATACACTCTTGGCATGTTGCCAGGATGGGCAGGAAATGGAAGCATGCACATTAGTTGGAAAAAGTACTTTAAGGTTAAGTCTAAAAAAGTTAAACTTCAATACAATGGAGTAAATGTGGTCTTCAACTCAATAATAGTGGACTTTTGTGATGCAATCAGATATTGCAGGCTTCTGGGTCCACCGTCTGATGCATAGGGAAGCTGAAAGCAAATTTAAAGTTTACACGCAAGTCTTATGAACCAAAATAGATTGCTCACCTTGCGAACCACCTTTGCAGCAGTAGCTACACCTTTGTCAATAAAATAACCCAAAAAGGTTGGATCAGCAACACGGACCTGCTTTCAGGACACTAATTACTACATCCATACGATAAATTTCTGGCAATATCCAACTGTGCAAAAAGGAGAAACTCACTAATGCATTATCAACTCCGTAGCAATCCAAATATCTAACCCCTCTTGTGGCCATATCTTCCAATAGTCTCGAATATTTCAAAGCTGGATGATTGATTTAGTGCATAAACAAGAGTACAAGAGGATGAACAATTAGCAACTGCAAGCACATCGCTTAAGGAATTACCTGAATAAACTCCTCCATTTCCATCTGGAGCCTTTGCGACCTGGCTTCAGACAAGTAGATTCAGGTAACTACTACATAAATGATAATCACAAACAACTAATTGCTCAAGAAACAAGTACAGGAATTAGAATAATTCAGATAGCCCGCCTCTAACTTGAAGCAAATTTTGGCCTTTCAACAACAACATACCAGCCCTTATCCTGCCAGGTGGGGCCATCTACATGAATTCAAGcatttcattcaaatttttggccttactatttataaaataaaaataagattcaaagggatttagaatctaagggatttaaattaagtagaaagaaaacagaatatatggaatacaaatttagtaaaaatgcaagagtggatgatgttataataaaattagaagaccaaatcttacaaagaaaagaccattttgatatttgggatcagtgattcaaaaagatggagaaatccacgaggatgtcgcacatagaattaaggcaggttggctaaaatggagaaatgcatcaggggtgttatgtgatggtaaaatctcattaaaattgaaaggaaaattttataggacagctataagaccagtcttactgtatggctcagaatgttggacagtcaaataccagcatgagcaaaagacgagtgtagcggagatgaggatgttaagatggatgtgcggacatacaagaaaggataaaattagaaatgaagttattcgtaataaggtaggagtagtgccaatcgaggagaagatgagagagactagactaagatggtttggtcatgtgagaaggagacttaGGAGATgctcctatgaggagagttgataaaatggaacaattagtcacaaaaagaggtagaggtagacccaagaagactttgggagagacattaaaatttgatatgaaatatatggatctaaatgaggatatgacaaaagatagaaatacatggaagtctagaattcatgtagccgaccccacatagtgggataaaggctggatatgttgttgttgtattagaaaaaattatcttctttaaaCTCTCTATGTGTGTAGTGTGGTACTAGATAATGGACACATTCGCTTTGACCATTCAATGAAAGACATGGCTGGGCTTCTTTTATTCAATTCTCAATTtcattattagaattttaaaaacaaaaacaaaaaataatatttgaattacctgttttcattttttttaaaaaggtcaaaaatggaaaaaaaaaaatggaagcaCAATTTTGGTGCTTCTAGAATTTCcgttcattttcattttcttcctcttctcctcaCACCACagatctctctccctctccacAATCGACTCTCTCCCTCCTTGGCATGCAAACTCACCAGCCACCCCCTGTTCAGAGAACTCACCGGCAACCCATTCCATCTGGTGGACTCACCAGCCACCCTTTTCcaagggaggaggaagaagaaaaaataaaagtgaagcaaaattgaaaataaaactaaattatcCAACAacatattaatttttcattcttttaacTAAAAATGGAAACTGAACacaaaaaaagtgaaaattaaattgaaagagaaaactAAAACCCTTACAAATGACCCCTAACTTACATCTTGTACCAATCTAACAAAAGGTTCATTAGGGGGGCGGAGGGGGAAGCAAAACCTACTTGATATGGGGTCTCCATAACAAATCTACCATCTTTTGATACACAAGGTATGGTTCCCTGTTGAAAGAAGGTGACCTGCATGAAAACAATGTCAAAGAGCAATaagcaaaaaattaataaatgtatCATAactcaaagaaaagaatgaatcTTACTTGATCAGCTTCAAGACCAAAATATTTGTGAGACTCAAAAAATTTGCGTATGGTGACATCAGTAAATGGGCTAGTCATTATGTACCAATGTATAAGGGTAGAACCTTTGGAGTCTGCACACAACCCAAAATCAACACAGTAAGTCAACTGAATGAGAACtacaagaaatcaaaaaagGAACTCACCCTCATTTACAGATTGGGCTGCTAATCTTTGCACACATGAAATTCGCTCAGCTTGGAGTTGAAAAAGTGACTTCCCAGATGGAAGCCCAATATCTGAAGTGAAGAAAATTAAGGATAtcacatataaataataagaatCCTAACCAAACAAAGAAAAGGACGGACAAATACTTTGAGTAAAAGCATTAACATGTATAGACTGCATAAATTCCTCATCATGACAAGCAACAAGGACAGTCAAATGTAATCCCAGGGACTGAGCTTTACTGTGTACATTACGAGTGCACCTTAGGGACTTTGCaagaaatataaatacacacacacacacacacacaaccaaTAAATGCATACATATCTTTTAGAAACAAAATGACTCATGCCAGGTGTGAGATGTGCCATAGTGGAGAAATTTTCCAATCAGTTTTACTagaaattttatcatttcttttagtTCAAGTTCTTTTACTTGTCCCGTCcagttatatatttttagagCTCCAATGACTTTAAATTCTTGAGCATGGTTGCCTGGTTCATGGAATACTTAGTACGTGGAACATGGTATGGAGAAGAGGTATGACACTTTTCCCAGAATGTGGTACTTGgaaagagagggggggggggggggggggggtgttaggCTTCTTTCGTTTTCCAAAGTGGAAGgcctccaaaatatataatatatattcagaaactatttttgaaaacattttggGCTTGTCTTTTTGGGGGGGTTGAGTTgtctttcttattttatttataatttggCTTTCCTTATTTCCTCCTCAATTTCAGGCTTAACTTCTtccataaaagaaaatttatttttttccattataatacCTTAATATGCAAAGTTATATGTATTTGATGTTGTTtttcactaaataatttttatgtttttttccaTTCTAACTAAGCCCACCAAATTTGTTGACCCTTAGAAAAGAAAAGGCCATCCAAAGAGGCTGGCCCATAATGTCTGAAACCCTATTGGGAGGGTAAAACCCTCCCTCTTGCGGTGGCCACCTTCCATTTTCCCTCCTACCTTTTACCTTTTTCCCTTCacattccttttctctttcagGTCATTATTCTCCCTTCTCCACTTCCTTTTTCTTCCCCCTCTCCCTCCCACCCCAAATTCTCTTCCCCTACaccactctctcttctcctagcaacatctctctctctccctctttcaatATTTATTGTTCAGTTGGGATGACACCACAGCTCAAAGACAACAGCAAGACCCATCACTGCAACATATCATTCTCTTTAGTTTGGGTCTCCAATCTAGGTGAATTGGAACATGttccatggatcttcaagaTGCCAAAGCCAGGTTTTGGTGCACAGGAACTGGAACGTGGTtccttttgtgtgtgtgtgtgggggggggggggggtgttagaGCTTCCTTTAACAGTCTGACCATATCAAAAGTTGTTCTTTTACTGCAACAACTTGTGGACaaagcaaaataaaaacatcTCTTAAGAGTTATTCTGTTATTCCTTCCTTAAAGATGAAGAACtcctgaaaaataaaacttaaattaagATTCCAATGTAATAGAGGGCAATATCTTAGAGTTGGGTAAGATGGTCAGGTTATGTGACAGAAAGAAGCTACACGAATGAGAAGATAATGACTTTAATTTCAAGGAACCACATGAAATTGAGAAAAGCTCAGGGAAGCAGAAGGATATAGCTCTATAGACACAAAGAGGATGATTAACACATAAAAGTATGACGAAAGATCCAGTAAATGTTGAGGAAGTGATTAGAGTCAAAACTTAGTTAAAATGGAATTAAGATAATCAGATTTTTGGTGTACTGATGATTACTCTTCTGAAAACTTCCGTAACCAGAGCAGAAGAAACAAATTAGAAGATTTAGATTTCCCAGTTCCAAATGTGATCCCTCCATGTTTGTTGACAACAACTAGCCCCTTTATGAATGATTAGTTATATCACACTCTCAATGCTCAAAAACTAAATTGTTGTCTGGGTAGCCAGTGACAatgataaaatatcaaaaattgaattttcagTGGCAGCAAAGACTGGGTAAATGTAAAAGAAACAAGGATTACTCACTAAAACATCCTTTTGGATCTGAACTCCCCAGACGAGTTCCCTGCATTCAGAATTCAATCATGAGAAAACACAATAAGAACCAACTAAGAAGTAACTTAAGGCTGCTCCAGTAATGTCTCACAACTAGAGAATAGCACAAGCAAATATGAAACTGAAGACAATGAATACAACTAACTCATACGTGTTTATGCAAAGCAACAATAGCTTCAATTCCACATCCTGTTATTTTTGGACCAGAAAACTATTATTAGAATTATATATGCATACTTTTCTATTGAAGGACCCAGGGGCTTAACCTGTGAATCTCGTAATTATGGAAAGCATGATTGGGAAAAAAAAGGCcttaaatgtttttttatttttgctcatATCAAGTAGCATATGCCGTGTATAATGTTTTTCATGTCCATGATCAATCATAACAGTACACATGTTGCTGGTGAACGTATCAACCACCTTCTGGCTGTAGTTTGAGAAtaccaaattaaattttctaaataatCATTCAAATTGAATCATACCACTCAGTGCAGCATAGAACATCGATATCCTCGAGTTACAAATATAAATAGGTAGACATATAAATGCAAATGCATAGAGAGATGGAACAACAGGTAAAAGGAATTACACGTGTTCAATTGGAGAACAAAGGCATGAAATGTTAACCCTAAATGGGAACCTGTAGGAGGTATGGTGATCGAGCAAGTGATCTTTGTTTAAACTTACATAATGTagaattttgtttacaagaaAGAACTTCAATACAAGGTTCAAGAGAATAAGCAAAAAGTGGATGGATTTTGGATTCTTTTTCAGAGctacaaaaaatcaagttttgcaAGGAAAAGTATTCCAAATGCTAAGGATCTGATAACAAGATAGCCTTAGATCCTTCTATATGTCATAATCTCAATGGTAACCCCAAAGCTATGATCATAGCCATGACTTAGATAAATGTCTGTTTGGGTATAGATCAAAGCAACAAAAGTGAAAGTTGAATTATGTATGAATTAGAGTGACCAGATTGACCTGAGGATGTCAAACTGTTTCAGGTGGCCTTACAAGTTGAACATGAGATAACATTCTCTCAGAGTACTAGCATGATTTAGATCCAGTATAAGATATTTGTTCTCCTTTTCTAGAATGATTCTTTTCTGAGAAGAAACTTATCAAAAACATCCTAAAGAACAGGAATCTGAAATATATAGTTCAAGTTGATGCATGTGGTTGGTATAAACTTCTTATAGCTCTTTGAATCTGAAATATGATGTTCAGATTGAAGCATCTGGTTGGTATAAACTTATTACCCAAGATCATTAACAAAGTCATAGTTCTTCTTTTATTAGGTGAACAATTCTATGATCAAATTGCCATGAATGAACAAACAAAACTGCAATAACAAACTCAGAGACAGAGAGCGTCTTGAGGCTACCAGCctaaacattttataaaaaatcataatgGTCATcttttcacctttttttttttttggtacatAAGTGTGAGTGAGTTGAATATCCCCGGTTATGGGTGGCAAGGGCATCACTTACCATTGGGCTAACACCACTCCTCCTCTTTTCACCTTTTTATACAAAATTCAAGTAGTGAATGCTACAGGGTGTCGTGGATTTTTTCATTCCAAATTAGAACTGATTATGGggattcataattttaaaaaatagtactGAAACTTTTTTCtgaatatcaattttttttgtacatCATTTTCTATTCAGCACCAATACCTGCCCACCAGACAGAAGCAGCACAGCTAGCTTTCCATCTGATATAGCCTTCAAGCCCATCTTCCACCATTTTTCTCTATCCTCAAGTGTTCTCTCCTCAACTGTCGACACACTGCTCTCTGGAACTGGCTCAATCGCCGCCACCGGAAGCCCTGGAATACCAAGGACAAATACTTTTGATTCCCAGAACACCTTTACCATAATAAAacgacaaaaataaatttcagacTGGCATATCGCGTGGGTAATCAGATACACCACATCCATCCATgcaattacaaatatataagcATAgcgaagagaagaaagagaaacagggagagtgagaaagagaccTTGGGATTTGAATGAGCATCGTATGATCCTATCGATCCTCGGAAGATCTAAGCTCTGCAATGGcataatttat is from Diospyros lotus cultivar Yz01 chromosome 2, ASM1463336v1, whole genome shotgun sequence and encodes:
- the LOC127795863 gene encoding UDP-N-acetylglucosamine diphosphorylase 1, translated to MRELATSQLPDGNAAAADGGLSSPPQALLERLKDYGQEDAFALWDELSPEHRLLLVKDIESLDLPRIDRIIRCSFKSQGLPVAAIEPVPESSVSTVEERTLEDREKWWKMGLKAISDGKLAVLLLSGGQGTRLGSSDPKGCFNIGLPSGKSLFQLQAERISCVQRLAAQSVNEDSKGSTLIHWYIMTSPFTDVTIRKFFESHKYFGLEADQVTFFQQGTIPCVSKDGRFVMETPYQVAKAPDGNGGVYSALKYSRLLEDMATRGVRYLDCYGVDNALVRVADPTFLGYFIDKGVATAAKVVRKAYPQEKVGVFVRQGKGGPLSVVEYSELDPSLASTINQQTGRLRYCWSNVCLHMFTLDFLNQVANSLEKDSIYHLAEKKIPSVHGQAVGYKLEQFIFDAIPYSPSTALFEVVRDEEFAPVKNANGSNFDTPDSARLLVLRLHTRWVVAAGGFLTHSVPLYATGVEVSPVCSYAGENLEPICRGRTFHAPCEITF